A section of the Engystomops pustulosus chromosome 3, aEngPut4.maternal, whole genome shotgun sequence genome encodes:
- the LOC140121721 gene encoding nephrocan-like isoform X1, translating to MIITSVMCLALCLVCCMASCPRRCSCDSTRTVQCYRVSAIPSNIPATIGKLYISHSKIRHVQVSDFSEMPGLQELVLFSTGIETIENNTFKSLSSLKILELWNNVLTSIPKSLPLKLEVLKCGDNSILSFTDEEFAGLTKLKVLEVQNNLLHTLSFEIFSPLTNLQTLNLDGNGMHTISGVARLPNLRYLNLENNKLMFFYENFFTHFPNLQHLRLAGNQLLKVPPQLPKSLMSLRLERNHIKSVRFRDFKQLENLFDLNLSGNQLFSAEGLQVATNLTSLDLSRNQLSTFPHKLPTKLQRLDCSSNQISKITVQDMKGLANLKHLFLDNNRMIAFEDKALQWCVHLSNLAMEQNLLTSLPLGLPTTLTRLDLKGNKIDHVTVHNVNHLKHLQVLNLKNNKITSIDDEIVQSLPRLRHLYLDGNPWNCTCSLLKVRRLLLDKGTDIKEGQCAEPPYCRGERWMSSNTMLRICEDPYTLNKGKENGEKIKVFLSDLKTYISDDEDYDTGY from the exons ATGATAATCACTTCAGTTATGTGTCTGGCTCTCTGCCTTGTCTGTtgtatggcctcctgtcctcgtCGCTGCAGCTGTGACTCCACCAGGACTGTTCAATGTTACAGGGTGTCCGCCATCCCAAGTAATATTCCTGCAACCATTGGGAAACTTTACATCAGTCACAGCAAGATTAGACATGTGCAG GTTTCTGACTTCAGTGAGATGCCTGGTTTACAGGAACTGGTACTTTTTTCCACCGGTATAGAAACCATTGAAAACAATACATTTAAATCACTCAGCAGCCTGAAGATTTTAGAATTATGGAACAATGTATTAACCAGTATTCCCAAATCGCTCCCCTTGAAGCTGGAAGTACTCAAATGTGGTGATAATTCTATCCTTTCATTTACTGACGAAGAATTTGCAGGTTTAACCAAACTTAAAGTCCTTGAAGTCCAGAATAACCTGCTCCATACATTATCATTTGAGATATTTTCTCCACTCACTAATTTACAGACCCTTAATCTAGATGGAAATGGTATGCACACCATATCTGGAGTGGCTAGACTTCCTAATCTCAGGTACTTGAATTTGGAGAACAACAAATTGATGTTTTTCTATGAAAATTTCTTTACACATTTTCCAAACTTACAACATCTCAGGTTGGCTGGTAACCAACTTTTGAAAGTTCCACCACAGCTACCTAAATCCCTGATGTCCTTAAGGTTAGAGAGGAATCATATAAAAAGTGTGCGTTTCAGAGATTTCAAGCAACTGGAAAATCTTTTTGATCTTAATCTTTCTGGAAATCAGTTGTTTTCAGCAGAAGGGCTACAAGTTGCTACCAATTTGACATCTTTAGATCTGTCTAGGAACCAACTCTCAACTTTCCCCCACAAACTACCAACTAAATTGCAGAGACTTGACTGCAGCAGTAACCAGATCTCAAAAATAACAGTGCAAGATATGAAAGGCCTGGCCAACCTTAAACATCTTTTTTTGGATAATAATAGAATGATTGCATTTGAAGATAAGGCACTTCAGTGGTGTGTTCACTTGTCCAACTTGGCTATGGAGCAAAATCTTTTAACATCTCTCCCTTTGGG GCTTCCAACTACTCTTACAAGATTGGACCTCAAAGGAAACAAGATAGATCATGTTACAGTTCATAATGTAAATCATTTGAAGCATCTGCAAGTTCTGAACCTTAAAAACAATAAGATCACATCCATAGATGATGAAATTGTACAATCCCTGCCTCGCTTGAGACACCTTTATTTGGATGGCAACCCTTGGAACTGCACCTGTAGTCTTCTTAAAGTCAGAAGATTGCTACTTGATAAAGGGACTGACATAAAGGAGGGACAGTGTGCTGAACCACCATACTGCCGTGGAGAGAGATGGATGTCTTCCAATACCATGCTAAGAATTTGTGAAGACCCCTATACGTTAAACAAAGGcaaagaaaatggggaaaaaataaaggTGTTTCTATCAGATTTGAAAACTTACATTTCAGATGATGAAGATTATGATACAGGATACTGA
- the LOC140121721 gene encoding nephrocan-like isoform X2, which yields MPGLQELVLFSTGIETIENNTFKSLSSLKILELWNNVLTSIPKSLPLKLEVLKCGDNSILSFTDEEFAGLTKLKVLEVQNNLLHTLSFEIFSPLTNLQTLNLDGNGMHTISGVARLPNLRYLNLENNKLMFFYENFFTHFPNLQHLRLAGNQLLKVPPQLPKSLMSLRLERNHIKSVRFRDFKQLENLFDLNLSGNQLFSAEGLQVATNLTSLDLSRNQLSTFPHKLPTKLQRLDCSSNQISKITVQDMKGLANLKHLFLDNNRMIAFEDKALQWCVHLSNLAMEQNLLTSLPLGLPTTLTRLDLKGNKIDHVTVHNVNHLKHLQVLNLKNNKITSIDDEIVQSLPRLRHLYLDGNPWNCTCSLLKVRRLLLDKGTDIKEGQCAEPPYCRGERWMSSNTMLRICEDPYTLNKGKENGEKIKVFLSDLKTYISDDEDYDTGY from the exons ATGCCTGGTTTACAGGAACTGGTACTTTTTTCCACCGGTATAGAAACCATTGAAAACAATACATTTAAATCACTCAGCAGCCTGAAGATTTTAGAATTATGGAACAATGTATTAACCAGTATTCCCAAATCGCTCCCCTTGAAGCTGGAAGTACTCAAATGTGGTGATAATTCTATCCTTTCATTTACTGACGAAGAATTTGCAGGTTTAACCAAACTTAAAGTCCTTGAAGTCCAGAATAACCTGCTCCATACATTATCATTTGAGATATTTTCTCCACTCACTAATTTACAGACCCTTAATCTAGATGGAAATGGTATGCACACCATATCTGGAGTGGCTAGACTTCCTAATCTCAGGTACTTGAATTTGGAGAACAACAAATTGATGTTTTTCTATGAAAATTTCTTTACACATTTTCCAAACTTACAACATCTCAGGTTGGCTGGTAACCAACTTTTGAAAGTTCCACCACAGCTACCTAAATCCCTGATGTCCTTAAGGTTAGAGAGGAATCATATAAAAAGTGTGCGTTTCAGAGATTTCAAGCAACTGGAAAATCTTTTTGATCTTAATCTTTCTGGAAATCAGTTGTTTTCAGCAGAAGGGCTACAAGTTGCTACCAATTTGACATCTTTAGATCTGTCTAGGAACCAACTCTCAACTTTCCCCCACAAACTACCAACTAAATTGCAGAGACTTGACTGCAGCAGTAACCAGATCTCAAAAATAACAGTGCAAGATATGAAAGGCCTGGCCAACCTTAAACATCTTTTTTTGGATAATAATAGAATGATTGCATTTGAAGATAAGGCACTTCAGTGGTGTGTTCACTTGTCCAACTTGGCTATGGAGCAAAATCTTTTAACATCTCTCCCTTTGGG GCTTCCAACTACTCTTACAAGATTGGACCTCAAAGGAAACAAGATAGATCATGTTACAGTTCATAATGTAAATCATTTGAAGCATCTGCAAGTTCTGAACCTTAAAAACAATAAGATCACATCCATAGATGATGAAATTGTACAATCCCTGCCTCGCTTGAGACACCTTTATTTGGATGGCAACCCTTGGAACTGCACCTGTAGTCTTCTTAAAGTCAGAAGATTGCTACTTGATAAAGGGACTGACATAAAGGAGGGACAGTGTGCTGAACCACCATACTGCCGTGGAGAGAGATGGATGTCTTCCAATACCATGCTAAGAATTTGTGAAGACCCCTATACGTTAAACAAAGGcaaagaaaatggggaaaaaataaaggTGTTTCTATCAGATTTGAAAACTTACATTTCAGATGATGAAGATTATGATACAGGATACTGA